The proteins below come from a single Excalfactoria chinensis isolate bCotChi1 chromosome 7, bCotChi1.hap2, whole genome shotgun sequence genomic window:
- the B3GALT1 gene encoding beta-1,3-galactosyltransferase 1 codes for MASKVSCLYVLTVVCWASALWYLSITRPTSSYTGHRQVNSISIARKNVSFGNIRTRPINPHSFDFLINEPNKCEKSVPFLVILISTTHKEFDARQAIRETWGDENNFKGIKIATLFLLGKNADPVLNQMVEQESQIFHDIIVEDFIDSYHNLTLKTLMGMRWVATYCSKAKYVMKTDSDIFVNMDNLIYKLLKPNTKPRRRYFTGYVINGGPIRDVRSKWYMPRDLYPDSNYPPFCSGTGYIFSADVAELIYKTSLHTRLLHLEDVYVGLCLRKLGIHPFQNSGFNHWKMAYSLCRYRRVITVHQITPEEMHRIWNDMSSKKHLRC; via the coding sequence ATGGCTTCTAAGGTCTCATGCTTGTACGTTTTGACAGTAGTTTGCTGGGCAAGCGCTCTCTGGTACTTAAGTATAACTCGTCCTACTTCTTCCTACACTGGCCACAGACAGGTCAATAGCATATCAATAGCCAGAAAAAACGTCTCCTTTGGCAACATAAGAACTCGACCTATAAATCCACATTCCTTTGACTTTCTCATCAATGAACCTAATAAGTGCGAGAAGAGTGTCCCTTTCTTGGTCATTCTTATCAGCACAACTCACAAAGAGTTTGATGCAAGGCAAGCAATTCGGGAAACATGGGGAGACGAAAACAATTTTAAAGGAATTAAGATTGCCACACTATTTCTTCTTGGGAAAAATGCAGATCCTGTGTTAAATCAGATGGTAGAGCAAGAAAGCCAAATTTTTCATGACATTATTGTAGAGGATTTTATCGACTCCTATCATAACCTCACTCTGAAAACATTAATGGGGATGAGATGGGTAGCAACATATTGTTCAAAAGCAAAGTACGTTATGAAGACAGACAGTGATATTTTTGTAAATATGGATAATCTTATTTATAAGCTGCTCAAACCTAACACCAAGCCAAGGAGAAGGTACTTCACTGGTTATGTTATAAACGGAGGGCCAATACGAGACGTTCGCAGCAAGTGGTACATGCCAAGAGATTTGTACCCTGACAGTAATTACCCACCCTTCTGTTCAGGCACTGGCTACATCTTTTCAGCAGATGTAGCAGAACTGATTTACAAAACTTCCCTTCACACCAGACTCCTCCACCTCGAAGACGTGTATGTCGGACTCTGTCTTCGAAAGCTGGGCATCCACCCCTTCCAGAACAGTGGCTTCAACCACTGGAAAATGGCCTACAGCTTGTGCAGGTACCGCAGGGTGATCACGGTGCACCAGATAACACCAGAAGAAATGCACAGAATTTGGAACGACATGTCAAGCAAGAAGCATCTTAGATGCTAA